The genomic stretch AGGAGGGTGACTGTGGATGTAGCGCTTTTACAACAGAAAGCTCAATTTATTAGAAGATATCTTATCAAACTTGGCGCATCACCCCAGGATGCTGAAGATATTGCTCAAGAGTCTATCTATAAATTGTTTTTATATGTCGATTCTATTGATGCGGAAAAGGTTTCAAGCTGGCTTTTTCGAGTAGCTAGAAACCATTATTATGATCTTTGTAGGAAACAAAATAAAGAAATAATCATTACAACAGATATACTTACTTTAGTAGATGGTGAGCCTTTGCCAGAAGATCACTATCACTCTTATGAACAACGAATAGAAATAAATAGCGTACTAAACAAGTTAAAACCTATATATAAAAATCTACTATTGCTTAAATATGAATTGGAATTAACATATGAAGAGATATGCGAGTTGTTAGACATGAAGCCTGGAACATTAAAGAC from Bacillus sp. Cs-700 encodes the following:
- a CDS encoding sigma-70 family RNA polymerase sigma factor; translation: MDVALLQQKAQFIRRYLIKLGASPQDAEDIAQESIYKLFLYVDSIDAEKVSSWLFRVARNHYYDLCRKQNKEIIITTDILTLVDGEPLPEDHYHSYEQRIEINSVLNKLKPIYKNLLLLKYELELTYEEICELLDMKPGTLKTYLYRARENFKFLYEREVIVNEKKK